The Pan paniscus chromosome 15, NHGRI_mPanPan1-v2.0_pri, whole genome shotgun sequence genome includes a window with the following:
- the ACOT6 gene encoding acyl-coenzyme A thioesterase 6 isoform X1 has translation MGVVLRAPPSTTFQRSAKPPGPPTDSAELGRPCSAQIGMAATLILEPAGRCCWDEPLRIAVRGLAPGQPVTLRKSLRDEEGALFRARARYRADARGELDLERAPALGGSFAGLQPMGLLWALEPEKALVRLVKRDVRTPFAVELEVLDGHDPEPARLLCRAQNKRDFLRPGVRREPVRAGPVRAALFLPPGRGPFPGIIDLFGSGGGLCEYRASLLAGHGFAVLALAYFRFEDLPEDLNDVHLEYFEEAVDFLLQHPKVKGPSIGLLGFSKGGDLCLSMASFLKGITATVLINACVTNTVAPLHYKDMIIPKLVDDLGKVKITKSGFLTFMDTWSNPLEEHNDQSLVPLEKVQGPFLFIVGMDDQSWKSEFYAQIASERLQAHGKERPQIICCPETGHCIDPPYFPPSRASVHAVLGEAIFYGGEPKAHSKAQVDAWQQIQTFFHKHLNGKKSVKHSKI, from the exons ATGGGAGTAGTGTTAAGGGCTCCGCCCTCGACTACTTTCCAGCGCTCGGCAAAGCCGCCAGGCCCGCCCACTGACTCCGCGGAGCTGGGTCGCCCCTGTTCTGCCCAGATCGGGATGGCAGCGACGCTGATCCTGGAGCCCGCGGGCCGCTGCTGCTGGGACGAGCCGCTGCGCATCGCAGTGCGCGGCCTGGCCCCGGGGCAGCCGGTCACGCTGCGCAAGTCCCTGCGCGACGAAGAGGGCGCGCTCTTCCGGGCCCGCGCGCGCTACCGCGCCGACGCCCGCGGCGAGCTGGACCTGGAGCGCGCGCCCGCGCTGGGAGGCAGCTTCGCGGGGCTCCAGCCCATGGGGCTGCTGTGGGCGTTGGAGCCCGAGAAAGCCTTGGTGCGGCTGGTGAAGCGCGACGTGCGGACGCCCTTCGCCGTGGAGCTGGAAGTGCTGGACGGCCACGACCCCGAGCCCGCGCGGCTGCTGTGCCGGGCGCAGAACAAGCGCGACTTTCTCCGGCCGGGGGTGCGGCGCGAG CCGGTGCGCGCGGGCCCGGTGCGCGCCGCGCTCTTCCTGCCGCCGG GCAGGGGGCCCTTTCCTGGGATCATTGATCTGTTTGGGAGCGGCGGGGGCCTTTGTGAATACAGGGCCAGCCTCCTGGCCGGACATGGTTTTGCTGTGCTTGCCCTGGCTTATTTCAGATTTGAAGACCTCCCCGAAGATCTGAATGATGTACATCTGGAGTACTTTGAAGAAGCCGTGGACTTTTTGCTGCAGCATCCAAAG GTGAAAGGTCCTAGTATTGGGCTTCTTGGATTTTCCAAAGGAGGTGACCTGTGTCTCTCAATGGCTTCTTTCTTGAAGGGCATCACAGCCACTGTACTTATCAATGCCTGTGTAACCAACACAGTAGCTCCTCTACATTACAAGGATATGATTATTCCTAAACTTGTCGATGATCTAGGAAAAGTAAAAATCACTAAGTCAGGATTTCTCACTTTTATGGACACTTGGAGCAATCCACTGGAGGAACACAATGACCAAAGTCTTGTTCCATTGGAAAAGGTGCAGGGGCCCTTCTTGTTTATTGTCGGCATGGATGATCAAAGCTGGAAGAGTGAATTCTATGCTCAGATAGCCTCTGAAAGGCTACAAGCTCATGGGAAAGAAAGACCCCAGATAATCTGTTGCCCAGAAACTGGTCACTGTATTGACCCACCTTATTTTCCTCCTTCTAGAGCCTCTGTGCATGCTGTTTTGGGTGAGGCAATATTCTATGGAGGTGAGCCAAAGGCTCACTCAAAGGCACAGGTAGATGCCTGGCAGCAAATTCAAACTTTCTTCCATAAACATCTCAATGGTAAAAAATCTGTCAAGCACAGCAAAATATAA
- the ACOT6 gene encoding acyl-coenzyme A thioesterase 6 isoform X2, protein MGVVLRAPPSTTFQRSAKPPGPPTDSAELGRPCSAQIGMAATLILEPAGRCCWDEPLRIAVRGLAPGQPVTLRKSLRDEEGALFRARARYRADARGELDLERAPALGGSFAGLQPMGLLWALEPEKALVRLVKRDVRTPFAVELEVLDGHDPEPARLLCRAQNKRDFLRPGVRREPVRAGPVRAGPMILPPLPPEGPFPGIIDLFGSGGGLCEYRASLLAGHGFAVLALAYFRFEDLPEDLNDVHLEYFEEAVDFLLQHPKVKGPSIGLLGFSKGGDLCLSMASFLKGITATVLINACVTNTVAPLHYKDMIIPKLVDDLGKVKITKSGFLTFMDTWSNPLEEHNDQSLVPLEKVQGPFLFIVGMDDQSWKSEFYAQIASERLQAHGKERPQIICCPETGHCIDPPYFPPSRASVHAVLGEAIFYGGEPKAHSKAQVDAWQQIQTFFHKHLNGKKSVKHSKI, encoded by the exons ATGGGAGTAGTGTTAAGGGCTCCGCCCTCGACTACTTTCCAGCGCTCGGCAAAGCCGCCAGGCCCGCCCACTGACTCCGCGGAGCTGGGTCGCCCCTGTTCTGCCCAGATCGGGATGGCAGCGACGCTGATCCTGGAGCCCGCGGGCCGCTGCTGCTGGGACGAGCCGCTGCGCATCGCAGTGCGCGGCCTGGCCCCGGGGCAGCCGGTCACGCTGCGCAAGTCCCTGCGCGACGAAGAGGGCGCGCTCTTCCGGGCCCGCGCGCGCTACCGCGCCGACGCCCGCGGCGAGCTGGACCTGGAGCGCGCGCCCGCGCTGGGAGGCAGCTTCGCGGGGCTCCAGCCCATGGGGCTGCTGTGGGCGTTGGAGCCCGAGAAAGCCTTGGTGCGGCTGGTGAAGCGCGACGTGCGGACGCCCTTCGCCGTGGAGCTGGAAGTGCTGGACGGCCACGACCCCGAGCCCGCGCGGCTGCTGTGCCGGGCGCAGAACAAGCGCGACTTTCTCCGGCCGGGGGTGCGGCGCGAGCCGGTGCGCGCGGGCCCGGTGCGCGCGGGCCCG atgatcctcccgcctcttcctcctga GGGGCCCTTTCCTGGGATCATTGATCTGTTTGGGAGCGGCGGGGGCCTTTGTGAATACAGGGCCAGCCTCCTGGCCGGACATGGTTTTGCTGTGCTTGCCCTGGCTTATTTCAGATTTGAAGACCTCCCCGAAGATCTGAATGATGTACATCTGGAGTACTTTGAAGAAGCCGTGGACTTTTTGCTGCAGCATCCAAAG GTGAAAGGTCCTAGTATTGGGCTTCTTGGATTTTCCAAAGGAGGTGACCTGTGTCTCTCAATGGCTTCTTTCTTGAAGGGCATCACAGCCACTGTACTTATCAATGCCTGTGTAACCAACACAGTAGCTCCTCTACATTACAAGGATATGATTATTCCTAAACTTGTCGATGATCTAGGAAAAGTAAAAATCACTAAGTCAGGATTTCTCACTTTTATGGACACTTGGAGCAATCCACTGGAGGAACACAATGACCAAAGTCTTGTTCCATTGGAAAAGGTGCAGGGGCCCTTCTTGTTTATTGTCGGCATGGATGATCAAAGCTGGAAGAGTGAATTCTATGCTCAGATAGCCTCTGAAAGGCTACAAGCTCATGGGAAAGAAAGACCCCAGATAATCTGTTGCCCAGAAACTGGTCACTGTATTGACCCACCTTATTTTCCTCCTTCTAGAGCCTCTGTGCATGCTGTTTTGGGTGAGGCAATATTCTATGGAGGTGAGCCAAAGGCTCACTCAAAGGCACAGGTAGATGCCTGGCAGCAAATTCAAACTTTCTTCCATAAACATCTCAATGGTAAAAAATCTGTCAAGCACAGCAAAATATAA